Below is a genomic region from Rosa chinensis cultivar Old Blush chromosome 5, RchiOBHm-V2, whole genome shotgun sequence.
TTACACTCCGCTTGACACTACCTTTCTGTTTAGCTTTACCTTTTGGGTTCACCCAGTTTCCAGAACCATGCAAGACTTCTTCAACATTTGATATGTTTGAAATACTTTGTCTCCGATTCACTGTCCGTTTTGAAGCTTCTCCATTGCTAAATTGACCCCTGAAATCACAATGAGAAACATATCATGACATAACATTCAAAAGAAATTCTATAAAAACCAGAAATAGCCTGAAAAAAAGAAGGGGGAGAAGTATTTTACATGTAATCAATAACTGATACACCAGTCACTTGATTTCCACCGACACTAACAGCACCCAAGGGGGAAAAATTCGGCAAGCGACTAGAGACTAACTTTCGAATCTTTGGATCATCGTGGAAAAAGTAATGATGGGCGGGTGGAAGGGGATCAGCCACATTCCAGAGTTGTTCAACATCTTGACCACTGGGTGTCGTTTCATGAAAATTCTCATTGGTATACAGATATGCATCCCTCTCCAGATTTTGAGTAGTCTTATCCTTCACAGATTGGAAGTATTCTTGACATACCTCATCCAAAGCAGGTGTTGGAATGTTAAACTTCTTGATTGGACTAAAATTTTTCCACAAATCAACGTCTTCAGGCATACTTGTAGATGCATTTTTGTTTGTACCACTAGTAGTTGCAGAATGGCCAGGGTTTGTGTGTTGCTTCTTTGATGATGAGTCAACCTTAGAAGTAACCCTACTAACACTATGACTGACTGAAGGATCATCAGAATCGGAATCAATTAACTGAAACCTACGAAGAGGGCTGGTAGTTAACTTTGGAAAAACAAATTCTTTGTGGCTTGCCTCCAAACTCACAGAAGCTGGGACATCAGAAATATGAATCCTTTTCCTTCCAATGCTATGGTTGGATGATTGTGAAGCTAAAACCCCACTTCCACGCAACGGGACTTTAGAACTACTACAGGATGTTTGGTACTGTGTTGACCGTTGCACATCTGCTACAAATTTGgcaaaatttgaagtaaatatATAATTTATGGTGTACAAACACTCCATCTCGCTCATGTCACACAGAGAGAAGCAGAGAAAAAAGCTCACAATCTGAACAAACAGTCAACTGTAACTAAAGAACAATGAGTTTGGGAATAAGAGCATCCCCAAAGTTGGACCTGCCTATCAAACGATGCTGTGAAAGACAATATTACATTATAGCactaaaaatggaaagaaaagactcataatttattgcaaTGCAGATTGCATAGCAACCTAAACAACAGCAGCACCAATAACAAAGCAACCAAAATCAAAAGGCAAAACCATATATGGCGAGACACAAATTGTAACTAACTAACTAACTATGCCAATAATTAAATCAACCATTCAACCTGCTTGCTTGCAGGCATAAATTTTACAATGATTGAAGAGTAGATATCAACCCTAAGATTTAACCCGATTCCTCTAAACCATTGATTTACCATATAAAATTTATTGTTATACTGCTAGCCTTTAAAAGGCATTGCAACAGAATTTTCCTAAAGTTTTCACCTTGCGCATTACCGTAACCCCAAATTACCAAAGTCATGTTCTTTGTAAATAAATCCACACCTACATCAAAATTACCCATTACATTACATTACATCCGCAAATCTCAACAAAATGCGAGATTGTTGAGCTTATTGGTTACTGCTggctttttcttcaaatttttaaataaaacaaaaaggaaaaaaaattcacttTCCTCCTCCAAATTATATTCTTCCCATCATAAATGGACACTAATCAACACCCACTTCATttccctcaattttttttttctcacaatTTCATCAAAGAAGATCAAAAACTAACTTTTTCACAAGAAattccaaaaatccaaaaaattaagagaaaaagtaATTACCTCGAATAGTATCTTCGGGAGAAGAGAACTCTTCGATGTCATCTTCAATACTCCAAAACGGCGTCGTTGGGGGCTCCCGCTTCTCCGGCAGACCTCGCTTCAGCCTCTTGAGCTCCCGCGGCGGCTCGATCTCTCGATCCACATCAGTGTCAACCGGACGCGGAGGACTGGAGTCGGGCGGAGCAGCTGTTTGGAGCTCCGATTCGAACCCGAAATCGAGTCcgagagagaaagaaggaggTTCGTAGTCGGCGGCCATAGAACGAGTTTGGGTCTGAAATTGGAATTGGGCGCAGTGGGTTTTTTTTGTAGAGTAGGGAT
It encodes:
- the LOC112165621 gene encoding uncharacterized protein LOC112165621 isoform X1 codes for the protein MAADYEPPSFSLGLDFGFESELQTAAPPDSSPPRPVDTDVDREIEPPRELKRLKRGLPEKREPPTTPFWSIEDDIEEFSSPEDTIRADVQRSTQYQTSCSSSKVPLRGSGVLASQSSNHSIGRKRIHISDVPASVSLEASHKEFVFPKLTTSPLRRFQLIDSDSDDPSVSHSVSRVTSKVDSSSKKQHTNPGHSATTSGTNKNASTSMPEDVDLWKNFSPIKKFNIPTPALDEVCQEYFQSVKDKTTQNLERDAYLYTNENFHETTPSGQDVEQLWNVADPLPPAHHYFFHDDPKIRKLVSSRLPNFSPLGAVSVGGNQVTGVSVIDYMGQFSNGEASKRTVNRRQSISNISNVEEVLHGSGNWVNPKGKAKQKGSVKRSVNKGRNKSVKSNTGNMEHASGNWVEPRISASKKRIQANAQSSGEWYTPSQSGQASGQAGGHWYTGPGGRKVYVSKTGQELTGQTAYRLYSKESGKRAVKARKGKAKK
- the LOC112165621 gene encoding uncharacterized protein LOC112165621 isoform X2; amino-acid sequence: MAADYEPPSFSLGLDFGFESELQTAAPPDSSPPRPVDTDVDREIEPPRELKRLKRGLPEKREPPTTPFWSIEDDIEEFSSPEDTIRDVQRSTQYQTSCSSSKVPLRGSGVLASQSSNHSIGRKRIHISDVPASVSLEASHKEFVFPKLTTSPLRRFQLIDSDSDDPSVSHSVSRVTSKVDSSSKKQHTNPGHSATTSGTNKNASTSMPEDVDLWKNFSPIKKFNIPTPALDEVCQEYFQSVKDKTTQNLERDAYLYTNENFHETTPSGQDVEQLWNVADPLPPAHHYFFHDDPKIRKLVSSRLPNFSPLGAVSVGGNQVTGVSVIDYMGQFSNGEASKRTVNRRQSISNISNVEEVLHGSGNWVNPKGKAKQKGSVKRSVNKGRNKSVKSNTGNMEHASGNWVEPRISASKKRIQANAQSSGEWYTPSQSGQASGQAGGHWYTGPGGRKVYVSKTGQELTGQTAYRLYSKESGKRAVKARKGKAKK